In Thiovulum sp. ES, one DNA window encodes the following:
- a CDS encoding F0F1-type ATP synthase, alpha subunit (PFAM: ATP synthase A chain~TIGRFAM: ATP synthase subunit 6 (eukaryotes),also subunit A (prokaryotes)), which produces MNELFTFFGVVSHNHYWIYLTHMLFATAIVMFLAKKAINSMRLVPVGFQNVMEAYLGGVLAMGRDTIGKDEARRYLPLVATLGLFVVVSNFIGIVPGFESPSSFLDFTLALAISIFVYYNYEGIRRNGVAKYFGHFSGPVWWLAWLMFPIEIISHISRIISLSFRLFGNIKGDDLFLAVVLMLAPWFAPLPAFALLTFSGVLQAFIIMILTYVYLAGAVHISEDH; this is translated from the coding sequence ATGAACGAACTCTTTACATTCTTTGGTGTAGTTTCTCACAATCACTATTGGATTTACTTAACTCACATGCTTTTTGCAACTGCGATTGTTATGTTCCTTGCAAAAAAAGCTATTAATTCTATGAGACTTGTTCCAGTAGGTTTTCAAAATGTGATGGAAGCTTACCTCGGTGGTGTTCTTGCAATGGGTCGAGACACAATTGGAAAAGATGAAGCTCGACGATATTTACCACTTGTTGCAACTCTTGGTCTTTTTGTTGTTGTTTCAAACTTTATCGGTATTGTCCCAGGATTTGAGTCTCCGTCAAGTTTCTTAGATTTTACACTTGCATTGGCAATTTCTATTTTTGTATATTACAACTATGAGGGAATTCGACGAAACGGTGTTGCAAAATATTTTGGACACTTCTCTGGTCCAGTTTGGTGGTTAGCTTGGTTAATGTTCCCAATCGAAATCATTTCTCACATCAGCCGAATTATTTCACTCTCTTTCCGACTTTTTGGAAATATTAAAGGTGATGATCTTTTCTTAGCTGTTGTACTTATGTTAGCTCCGTGGTTTGCACCGTTACCAGCTTTTGCACTTCTTACATTTTCTGGTGTTCTTCAAGCTTTCATTATCATGATTCTAACTTATGTTTATTTAGCGGGTGCTGTTCATATCAGCGAGGATCACTAA
- a CDS encoding Cytochrome c553 (PFAM: Cytochrome c), producing the protein MKLGIALASLSLVAVSFTACGGEDKPAEKAPAPAVETKAETPAPAVESKAETPAPVTAPAAEETASAAPDGKALFAKCAACHGQNAEKSALGKSQVIAGWDAAKIETALNGYKDGSYGGAMKGLMKGQVATLSDADTKALAEYVSGL; encoded by the coding sequence ATGAAATTAGGAATTGCATTAGCATCTCTTTCACTTGTAGCTGTTTCTTTCACTGCTTGTGGTGGTGAAGATAAACCAGCTGAAAAAGCTCCAGCTCCTGCTGTTGAAACAAAAGCTGAAACTCCAGCTCCTGCTGTTGAATCAAAAGCTGAAACTCCTGCACCAGTTACTGCTCCTGCTGCTGAAGAAACTGCATCTGCTGCTCCAGATGGAAAAGCTCTTTTTGCAAAATGTGCTGCTTGTCATGGACAAAATGCTGAAAAATCAGCTCTTGGAAAATCTCAAGTTATCGCTGGTTGGGATGCTGCTAAAATTGAAACAGCTCTTAACGGATACAAAGATGGTTCTTACGGTGGTGCAATGAAAGGTCTTATGAAAGGTCAAGTTGCAACTCTTTCTGATGCTGATACAAAAGCTCTAGCTGAATACGTTTCAGGTCTATAA
- a CDS encoding prophage antirepressor (PFAM: BRO family, N-terminal domain) has translation MHLITQDFNDFQVRILLINGKEYFIAKDIAEILQYKNTRDAVSKHCKNSTTVENFKGSDLRQLNLSDVFGNNYKKVKLIQEPDVWRLIIKSEMPEAEKIEKWIFEEVLPQIRKTGSYSIKKKAETEKHVPQTSLEIVENGIQILTKFRDLNPVEQIELDTFHKNKNGESLLEQFGKSFKNSYFLPTELGKFLGMSGAEVNLILEKKGFQFRDENDVWQPTENGKEFCLEIGNKFNQLKWKISTIL, from the coding sequence ATGCACCTAATAACTCAGGATTTTAACGATTTTCAAGTAAGAATTTTGTTAATTAATGGAAAAGAGTATTTTATTGCAAAAGATATAGCAGAAATTTTGCAATACAAAAACACCAGAGATGCCGTTTCAAAGCACTGTAAAAATAGCACGACGGTTGAAAACTTTAAAGGTAGCGATCTGCGACAGTTGAATTTATCAGATGTTTTTGGAAACAATTACAAAAAAGTTAAATTGATTCAAGAACCAGATGTTTGGAGACTTATAATCAAGTCTGAAATGCCTGAAGCTGAAAAAATTGAAAAATGGATTTTTGAAGAAGTTCTTCCACAAATCCGTAAAACTGGTTCTTACTCAATTAAGAAAAAAGCCGAAACTGAAAAACATGTTCCACAAACAAGCCTAGAAATTGTTGAAAATGGAATCCAAATTTTGACAAAATTCCGTGATTTGAATCCAGTCGAACAGATCGAACTTGATACTTTTCACAAAAACAAAAATGGTGAATCTCTTTTAGAACAATTTGGAAAAAGTTTCAAAAACTCATATTTTTTGCCGACAGAACTCGGAAAATTTTTGGGAATGTCTGGAGCAGAAGTGAATTTGATTTTAGAGAAAAAAGGCTTTCAATTTCGAGATGAAAATGATGTTTGGCAACCAACTGAAAACGGAAAAGAATTCTGCTTAGAAATTGGAAATAAATTCAACCAACTAAAGTGGAAAATTTCCACAATTCTATGA